One genomic segment of Phycisphaerales bacterium AB-hyl4 includes these proteins:
- a CDS encoding PEP-CTERM sorting domain-containing protein, with protein MQRIQASIRRRFATLAGVALMVGLPAGVAHGQSLHEGDIGLIEHNGHIVTGQVVDEETVVIQRVFDRYFGADGFPNVVDVGYNSLPGAFAPSSAIGFNFRESLRLWEGEANGFRTLDAITEETQSVSYGPASATSGDGFAEGFTVNVAANGEFHRHYWYGLDNPIHGSQAIYLLELELYSTDNALADTYRSKFGEYGTSDPFWILIGHHGVVDQAEMAIAFNYVQTHIVPEPGSVALLAAGVGFMLIRRGRKNAKGGAPAFQQTQFSQPDLKH; from the coding sequence ATGCAACGCATACAAGCATCCATACGAAGACGTTTCGCAACGCTGGCTGGCGTAGCGCTCATGGTCGGCCTACCGGCAGGTGTGGCGCATGGCCAAAGCCTGCACGAAGGCGACATCGGTCTGATCGAACACAACGGACACATCGTCACCGGACAAGTGGTGGACGAGGAAACGGTCGTGATCCAGCGTGTATTCGATCGCTACTTCGGAGCCGACGGTTTTCCGAATGTTGTGGACGTGGGCTACAACTCACTGCCCGGCGCGTTCGCGCCAAGCTCGGCCATCGGATTCAACTTCCGCGAGTCATTACGACTCTGGGAAGGCGAGGCCAACGGCTTTCGAACTCTCGACGCCATCACGGAAGAAACGCAGTCTGTGTCCTACGGCCCCGCCAGCGCGACCAGCGGCGACGGCTTCGCCGAAGGCTTCACGGTCAACGTCGCGGCCAACGGCGAGTTTCACCGCCACTACTGGTACGGGCTCGACAATCCCATCCATGGCAGTCAAGCCATCTACCTGCTCGAACTGGAACTCTACAGCACCGACAACGCACTGGCGGACACGTACCGATCCAAGTTCGGCGAGTACGGCACGTCCGACCCGTTCTGGATTCTGATCGGCCATCACGGCGTCGTCGATCAGGCCGAGATGGCCATCGCATTCAACTACGTCCAAACCCACATCGTTCCCGAGCCGGGGTCGGTCGCGCTGCTGGCAGCGGGCGTCGGATTCATGTTGATACGTCGCGGTCGCAAAAACGCGAAAGGAGGTGCACCGGCTTTTCAGCAAACCCAGTTCAGTCAACCTGATTTGAAACATTGA
- a CDS encoding PEP-CTERM sorting domain-containing protein: MRKLTISGTLAAMTLTAAPAFVAANTFVDDHVGLEVHDGQLVTGWYTGRDGGLLGFEPSQVFHQHFGQGGQDGLVDWGTNSGPGTFNTPSSVGVNLLGPLHKWDGSTFVALSPDTQETLTASFGPTSATSDEGFVAGVASGVRDEVSHPSSTGNWGRHHNHFLFSLNGADVSETGDSGIYFIQTEWFNSSTDPSVELATAANPVWMVFGLNVSNEQLLAGANYVQTNVVPEPASLALLGLGAASMLIRRRRTLADA, encoded by the coding sequence ATGCGAAAACTGACAATAAGCGGCACACTCGCCGCCATGACGCTCACTGCGGCCCCGGCCTTCGTCGCCGCGAACACGTTTGTCGACGACCACGTCGGCCTGGAAGTGCACGACGGCCAACTCGTCACCGGCTGGTACACCGGCCGTGACGGCGGTCTGCTCGGCTTCGAGCCCAGCCAGGTCTTCCACCAGCACTTCGGACAGGGCGGACAGGATGGCCTGGTCGACTGGGGCACCAACTCCGGGCCGGGCACGTTCAACACACCCAGCAGCGTTGGGGTCAACCTGCTTGGCCCGCTGCATAAGTGGGACGGCAGCACGTTCGTTGCACTTTCCCCTGACACGCAGGAAACGTTGACCGCGTCGTTCGGCCCGACCAGCGCCACTTCCGACGAAGGATTCGTCGCAGGCGTCGCCTCGGGCGTGCGGGACGAAGTCAGCCATCCGAGCAGCACGGGCAACTGGGGGCGACATCACAACCATTTCCTCTTTTCACTGAACGGCGCTGATGTAAGCGAGACGGGGGATAGCGGTATCTATTTCATTCAGACCGAATGGTTCAACAGTTCGACCGATCCGTCTGTCGAACTCGCCACGGCCGCCAACCCGGTCTGGATGGTCTTCGGGTTGAACGTGTCCAATGAGCAACTGCTCGCCGGCGCGAACTACGTCCAGACCAATGTTGTGCCCGAACCCGCCAGCCTCGCGCTGCTGGGCCTGGGAGCGGCGTCGATGCTGATTCGGCGCAGACGAACGCTTGCAGATGCATAA
- a CDS encoding type II secretion system protein, producing MRQRRYQPTTGFSLIELLVVISIIAVLIGILLPALSRARHAARAMNCLSNIRQMQVAHWAYVVDNDGLMIQANLSHGGSTHGDHEPWFETLKTYGSQIVKRSPLDDSRHWGPYPAGDPIPNDPSGTLRRRTSYGINNILCSASYPDPFLLEPHAPPLPYRKIDEVARPSATVQFLIMAYEGQFAGADHPHVEQWPGPPNGNPDNPPIAASNHVQINARGGPERSWESVANWGYLDGHAKAQAFKEVYRSNDDNNFNPLTAR from the coding sequence ATGCGCCAACGTCGGTATCAGCCCACAACCGGATTTTCCCTCATCGAACTGCTGGTCGTGATCAGCATCATTGCTGTTCTGATCGGCATTCTGCTGCCGGCGCTCAGCCGGGCGCGGCATGCGGCGCGGGCGATGAACTGTCTGAGCAACATTCGGCAGATGCAGGTTGCGCACTGGGCGTACGTGGTCGACAACGACGGCCTGATGATTCAAGCCAACCTTTCGCACGGCGGGAGCACGCACGGCGATCATGAACCCTGGTTCGAAACGCTCAAGACGTACGGCTCGCAGATCGTCAAACGCTCGCCGCTGGATGACAGCCGACATTGGGGCCCCTACCCCGCTGGCGACCCAATCCCCAACGATCCGAGCGGCACGTTGCGACGCCGAACGAGCTATGGCATCAACAACATCCTCTGTTCCGCCAGCTATCCCGACCCGTTCCTGCTTGAGCCTCACGCACCGCCACTGCCTTATCGCAAGATCGATGAGGTGGCACGGCCGAGCGCGACAGTTCAATTTCTGATCATGGCCTATGAAGGTCAATTCGCCGGCGCGGACCACCCGCACGTCGAACAGTGGCCCGGCCCACCCAACGGCAATCCAGACAACCCGCCCATCGCTGCTTCCAACCATGTTCAGATCAACGCGCGGGGCGGTCCCGAGCGGTCGTGGGAATCGGTGGCGAACTGGGGCTATCTCGATGGTCACGCCAAGGCACAAGCATTCAAGGAGGTGTACCGCAGCAACGATGACAACAACTTCAATCCACTAACGGCACGGTAA
- a CDS encoding DUF6607 family protein, whose translation MQQKGRSGRLGQDRAVKHWRQTWQYEQRTFYAFQGNLTWAPRELTERETYGTWTQSVYQVDDSPRYAGFGRWVHTGNLSQWESNETWRPLPRREWTQRDDYHVLVGRNRHTITPAGWVHEQDNYKLVLSGDTDQPVLAREVGLNRYERVDDIDFTAGRDYWQRTENFWREVRHAWANLFETGEPVQLKRRVDDKPLWQHMFAYANAIDDDIPTGSEARLFIDETLARFLVCE comes from the coding sequence GTGCAGCAAAAAGGGCGATCAGGTCGGCTTGGGCAAGACCGCGCCGTCAAGCACTGGCGGCAGACGTGGCAGTACGAACAACGTACGTTTTATGCATTCCAGGGGAACCTTACATGGGCTCCGCGTGAGTTGACCGAGCGTGAAACGTACGGCACGTGGACGCAGAGCGTTTATCAGGTGGACGACAGCCCGCGCTACGCCGGCTTCGGGCGATGGGTACACACGGGCAACCTCTCGCAGTGGGAGTCGAACGAAACGTGGCGTCCGTTGCCTCGTCGCGAGTGGACGCAGCGCGATGATTACCATGTACTCGTCGGCCGCAATCGCCACACGATTACGCCCGCCGGCTGGGTGCATGAACAGGACAACTACAAGCTCGTGCTGAGCGGCGATACGGACCAGCCCGTGCTCGCACGCGAGGTGGGCTTGAATCGATACGAGCGCGTAGACGACATCGACTTCACTGCCGGCCGAGACTACTGGCAGCGCACAGAAAACTTCTGGCGCGAAGTGCGGCACGCCTGGGCAAACCTGTTTGAAACAGGCGAACCCGTGCAGTTGAAACGTCGCGTGGATGACAAACCGCTCTGGCAGCACATGTTCGCTTATGCCAATGCGATTGACGACGATATTCCTACCGGGTCAGAGGCACGGCTATTCATCGATGAAACGCTGGCACGGTTCCTGGTATGTGAGTAA
- a CDS encoding extracellular solute-binding protein codes for MNSFYRLCGGTTFGNAGRDERRTTRLIGFFALSIAVLLSLAGATPTIADEPEEPVSFRADALPAPTATGVAPQAQRAVLRAFTRDHPNIRIERFTMPTIEGGGMDAGPLMAIAAGLPPHAIYVNFRQSATYINRGFLTPLEILLARVQSSNPDVRAVDDDGNWVADPTEEEVAAALSAIRERVADPVWPVIYRQADREGVGDGEHVWALPQNTLVKALLYRRDLFHEAGLDPDQPPRDWDELMAYAQRMRVPERNQYGLMVPGGNIVSYGLYDLLVANGVRAMEQDEEGNWYAAFNTPEAAETIMYAWDLANGSFERDGRTYDSAMLVEPAGAIRGLMWERGQIGMQFAYLDQDLMATINPQLVGLAPVPQAPRGSVGSEINARMLGVFADATPQQQLAIMKYIWFLTSDEAHEIRTRVFVESGYGQFVNPDLLEKFGYDDLLARVPAGWRETFQTAMEHGVPEPYGRNTQHIYRQMSVPINWALREDLGGITREAALSRIQDRLDEAADRVDRHALGEIPEDEMAFRRLLGGAVMVTIFILFAGSLAWVWRSFTKAEVNTGENVPLSRFFWGYVLLAPALTLIIIWDYLPLSGGALLSLFDYELVIDSQFVGVDNFANILFDAQFWSSLGRTFYFVALTIGLGFWPPILLAILLDEVPTETFKYIFRTIFYLPQIVSGVIMIFLWRQLYEPSSSGFLNQIVLSLNILDPVSATLFKWVLLGLWFSLICLLIWLPIRMSEIGKGIKVALWLGGLSLLAVTFYPLLTAYIGPSEVGIEAIVQAGGDPEAYRGFSAVLAALGTLFGRFQLEPLGWIASPEMAMLCAVIPMIWATSGPGCIIYLAAMKTVPRDLYEASAIDGAGVWHRICYITLPRLKFLIVIQFIAAVIGSFKGGTDFILALTGGGPQDATRILSLEIFERTFMDLQFGVGAAMAWFLGGMLIVFTAYQLKMLSRAQWRAAGSKE; via the coding sequence ATGAATAGTTTTTATCGTCTCTGTGGTGGAACAACTTTTGGCAATGCTGGCCGAGACGAACGGCGTACAACGCGTCTGATCGGTTTTTTCGCGCTGAGCATTGCGGTGCTGCTGTCGCTGGCAGGGGCGACGCCGACGATCGCGGATGAGCCGGAGGAGCCGGTCTCGTTCCGGGCGGATGCGTTGCCGGCGCCGACGGCGACCGGCGTTGCACCGCAGGCCCAGCGGGCGGTGTTGCGGGCGTTCACGCGCGACCATCCGAACATTCGCATCGAGCGTTTCACGATGCCGACGATCGAAGGCGGCGGGATGGACGCCGGGCCACTGATGGCGATTGCGGCGGGTTTGCCGCCCCACGCGATTTACGTCAACTTTCGCCAGAGCGCGACCTATATCAATCGTGGTTTTTTGACGCCGCTGGAGATTTTGCTCGCCCGGGTGCAGAGCAGCAACCCGGACGTACGAGCGGTAGATGACGATGGCAACTGGGTGGCGGACCCGACAGAGGAAGAGGTGGCCGCGGCGTTGTCGGCGATACGCGAGCGTGTGGCCGACCCGGTTTGGCCGGTGATCTACCGGCAGGCCGACCGTGAAGGCGTGGGCGATGGGGAGCACGTCTGGGCGCTGCCTCAGAACACGCTGGTCAAGGCGTTGCTGTATCGACGAGACTTGTTTCACGAAGCGGGGCTGGACCCGGATCAGCCGCCGAGGGACTGGGACGAGTTGATGGCGTATGCGCAGCGCATGCGCGTGCCCGAGCGGAACCAGTACGGTCTGATGGTGCCAGGGGGCAATATTGTTTCCTACGGCCTGTACGACCTGCTGGTGGCCAACGGCGTGCGGGCCATGGAGCAGGACGAGGAGGGCAACTGGTACGCGGCGTTCAACACGCCCGAAGCCGCCGAGACGATCATGTACGCCTGGGATCTGGCCAATGGTTCGTTCGAGCGGGACGGCCGGACGTATGACAGCGCCATGCTGGTCGAACCCGCCGGGGCCATCCGCGGCTTGATGTGGGAGCGCGGACAGATCGGCATGCAGTTCGCCTACCTCGACCAGGATCTGATGGCGACGATCAATCCGCAGTTGGTGGGCTTGGCGCCCGTCCCACAGGCGCCGCGGGGGAGCGTTGGCTCGGAAATCAATGCCCGCATGCTCGGCGTGTTTGCCGACGCGACGCCGCAGCAACAACTCGCGATCATGAAGTACATCTGGTTCCTCACCAGCGACGAAGCGCATGAGATCCGGACGCGAGTGTTCGTGGAAAGTGGCTACGGACAGTTTGTGAACCCGGACTTGCTGGAAAAGTTCGGCTACGACGACCTGCTCGCTCGCGTGCCCGCCGGTTGGCGAGAGACATTCCAGACGGCGATGGAACATGGCGTGCCCGAGCCCTACGGCCGAAACACGCAGCACATCTATCGCCAGATGTCCGTACCCATCAACTGGGCGTTGAGGGAAGACCTCGGCGGCATCACCCGCGAAGCCGCCCTGTCGCGCATTCAGGATCGGCTGGACGAGGCTGCCGACCGCGTCGACCGGCACGCCCTGGGTGAGATTCCCGAAGACGAAATGGCCTTTCGACGGTTGCTCGGCGGCGCGGTGATGGTGACCATCTTCATCCTGTTCGCCGGCTCGCTGGCGTGGGTCTGGCGATCGTTTACCAAAGCTGAGGTCAACACAGGCGAAAACGTGCCGCTGAGCCGCTTCTTCTGGGGGTATGTGCTGCTGGCACCGGCGCTGACGCTGATCATCATCTGGGACTACCTTCCGCTCTCCGGCGGGGCGCTGTTGTCGCTGTTCGACTATGAGCTGGTGATCGACAGTCAGTTCGTCGGCGTGGACAACTTTGCAAACATACTGTTTGACGCTCAGTTCTGGTCCTCGTTGGGGCGGACGTTTTACTTTGTGGCGTTGACGATCGGCCTGGGCTTCTGGCCGCCGATTCTGCTGGCGATTCTGCTCGATGAAGTGCCTACCGAGACGTTCAAGTACATCTTCCGCACGATCTTCTACCTGCCGCAGATCGTTTCGGGCGTGATCATGATCTTCCTCTGGCGTCAGCTTTACGAGCCGTCGTCTTCAGGCTTCCTGAACCAGATCGTGCTGAGCCTGAACATTCTCGACCCGGTTAGCGCGACGCTGTTCAAATGGGTGCTGCTGGGGTTGTGGTTCTCGCTGATCTGCCTGCTGATCTGGCTGCCGATCCGGATGTCGGAAATCGGCAAGGGCATCAAGGTCGCGTTGTGGTTGGGCGGCTTGTCGCTGCTAGCGGTGACGTTCTACCCGCTGCTCACGGCGTACATCGGGCCCAGCGAGGTCGGCATCGAGGCGATCGTGCAGGCCGGGGGCGATCCGGAAGCGTATCGTGGTTTCTCGGCGGTGCTCGCGGCGTTGGGGACGTTGTTCGGCCGATTCCAGCTTGAGCCGCTCGGCTGGATCGCCTCGCCGGAGATGGCGATGCTCTGTGCGGTGATTCCGATGATCTGGGCGACCTCGGGCCCGGGCTGCATCATTTACCTCGCGGCCATGAAGACCGTGCCCCGCGATCTGTACGAAGCCTCGGCGATCGACGGGGCGGGGGTGTGGCACCGGATCTGCTACATCACGCTGCCGCGGTTGAAGTTTTTGATCGTCATCCAGTTCATCGCGGCGGTGATCGGCTCGTTCAAGGGCGGCACGGACTTCATCCTCGCGCTGACCGGCGGCGGGCCGCAGGACGCGACACGCATCCTGTCGCTGGAGATCTTCGAACGCACGTTCATGGACCTTCAGTTCGGCGTGGGTGCGGCGATGGCGTGGTTCCTTGGCGGCATGCTCATCGTGTTCACCGCCTACCAGTTGAAGATGCTCAGCCGAGCGCAGTGGCGTGCGGCGGGCAGTAAGGAATGA
- a CDS encoding type IV pilin protein gives MSVRRARAFTLIELLVVLAIMALLVGILLPSPRVLFSCADVGNRKRSGFPHAFRER, from the coding sequence ATGTCTGTCCGTCGTGCGCGTGCTTTTACGCTGATCGAACTGCTGGTCGTGCTGGCCATCATGGCGCTGCTTGTCGGCATCCTGTTGCCGTCGCCTCGGGTTTTGTTCTCTTGCGCCGACGTCGGCAATCGTAAGCGGTCAGGATTCCCCCACGCCTTCCGTGAAAGATGA
- a CDS encoding fibro-slime domain-containing protein, translated as MRHGLLEMLAMGALAVSPAFADNTMELTGTLRDFQRGDRPGGHPDFETAGAMNRFGHVTGMTTMHLGEDGKPVYNPNRPAKDTIQSAETFAQWYRDVPHVNTSHPYTLTLTEMPDQPGVFSYATNAFFPLDDTGYGNEGLSHNYHFTFELRTEFQYQPGQRFTFIGDDDVWVYINDVKVIDLGGVHQAITGSVLLFDGKAFVEKNDFPTSDLVKSVSSSERHELHQQWHALGLAGNCPIQVGDHYIDLDLRETYTSYTGSGANDPSMSAEFHVTTVLARSDNDLSNVVLEFEDGSHQKHDNLTGNSRLLAGTGPHEGKIIVGCWIKSGSYLSGDGPGYGRRFTAGENATLDMFFAERHTTEANFRIDTSIALESKPISPISPLYD; from the coding sequence ATGCGGCACGGGCTTCTGGAAATGTTGGCGATGGGTGCGCTGGCGGTCAGTCCAGCTTTTGCAGACAACACAATGGAACTCACCGGGACGCTACGCGATTTTCAGCGCGGCGATCGGCCGGGCGGTCATCCCGACTTTGAAACTGCCGGGGCGATGAACCGTTTCGGCCACGTCACCGGCATGACCACCATGCACCTCGGCGAAGACGGTAAGCCCGTCTACAACCCCAACCGACCGGCCAAGGATACCATCCAGTCGGCCGAAACCTTCGCCCAGTGGTATCGCGACGTGCCCCACGTTAACACCAGCCATCCTTACACACTCACGCTCACTGAAATGCCCGATCAGCCCGGCGTGTTCTCCTACGCGACCAACGCATTCTTCCCACTCGATGATACGGGCTACGGGAATGAAGGCCTTAGCCACAACTATCACTTCACTTTCGAACTGCGCACCGAATTTCAGTATCAGCCCGGCCAGCGTTTCACCTTCATCGGCGACGACGACGTCTGGGTCTACATCAACGACGTCAAAGTCATCGACCTCGGCGGTGTCCACCAGGCCATCACCGGCTCGGTTCTTTTGTTCGACGGCAAAGCGTTTGTCGAAAAGAACGACTTCCCCACCAGCGATCTGGTCAAGTCAGTAAGCAGCAGCGAACGCCACGAACTGCACCAGCAATGGCATGCACTGGGGCTGGCTGGCAACTGTCCGATCCAGGTCGGCGATCACTATATCGACCTCGACCTGCGCGAAACCTACACCAGCTACACGGGCAGCGGCGCGAACGATCCGTCCATGAGCGCCGAGTTTCACGTGACCACCGTGCTCGCCCGTTCGGATAACGATCTATCCAACGTCGTACTCGAATTCGAAGACGGCAGTCATCAAAAGCACGACAATCTTACGGGCAACTCCCGCCTGCTCGCAGGCACGGGGCCGCATGAAGGCAAGATCATCGTCGGCTGCTGGATCAAGTCCGGTAGCTACCTCAGCGGCGACGGGCCCGGCTACGGCAGACGTTTCACCGCCGGCGAAAATGCCACGCTCGACATGTTCTTTGCCGAGCGCCATACGACCGAGGCCAACTTCCGCATCGACACGAGCATTGCATTGGAGTCGAAGCCGATCAGTCCGATCAGCCCGCTGTATGATTGA